The stretch of DNA ATTCCGCAACCCAAAGCCCCCACGCACCTGATGGCGACGCCTACTGAAGAGGCGTCGTCTCAGCCGCCATCGCCCGACCTCTCCCAGGCAGAGGCGATGCCGGATAAGACCGCGCCCACGACCTCTGATTCGGCGCAGACTGAATCCGCTCAGCTTCCGCCTGTCCAGGCCTCTGCCGCTGGGTCAGAGTCCGTTTCTGCGCCCCCAGCCAAAATCGCTCTGCCGAAAACCGAGCCAGAGACGAAGCCGGAAGCTCCCGCCGCGACACAGACACCCCCTGTTGCAGCAGCCATGGAACCGCAAGCGAGTCCCCCAGCAGCAGAGGAGGCTGAGGGGAAAGTTCAGCCGCAACAAGCGCCTGCGGTCGCTGCACTGGAACCGCCGCCTGCGCCGACGGTCAAGTCCGCTGCCGAACAGAGCGCCGCCAAAGCCGCTCCTGTGGTTGAACCTGCAGGCCACACCGCAGTTGTCGAGCCGCCGCCTGTCGCAACAGTCGAACCTCTCGCAACGCTGGATGCGCCGCAGATTGTCAGCGCCACCCAACCCATTGGCGGCGTCTATGGTCCCACTATTGAGGGGGAGGAGCTGGCCGCCATCGCCTTGAAGGTGATTCTCGACGCCAATCTCACCCAATCCCAGGCCATGGTGGGGATCTGGCTGGCCAACCCGTGGGCGTTTGTGGATGACAATATCAACAAACTCATGGCCGGGCAGAAACTCACCATCCCCTCGACGGCGGCGCTGGCGAAACTGGATGACGCCCTGGCGTGGCGGGTGCGCTATCAACACAAACTGCTGCTGCGCGGTCAGATTTTGGAGGAGGCGCCGTTGACCCGCGAAGCGCTGCGGCAGGTGACCATCGGCCGCATCTCCGCGGCGGATCTGCTGGCGCCCGCATCGGCGCGCCTCGCAGCCCCGGGGGTTGCGCCGTCGCCGCAGGACGCCACCGCCGCACAGACCATTCTGCTGGAGCGCATCGACGCTCTTGAACATCGCTTGGCGCGCTTGGAAGCGCCCACCGATTGGCGTGATGATGCGCCGAAAATGTTCGGCGCCGGCTTGGCTGGGGCGGGGTTGGCGGTGGTTCCCATGCTGATGTGGGGGCTCTGGCGCAGGCGCAAGGAAGAGGACCTTTGGGGCGATGCCGCCTACTATGCCGACCACGCTTTGAGAGAGTTTGAAAAACACGCCGAAAACACCCCGACCAAGAGCTGAGGCGCGGCGTGCTGGTCCGACGCAGCGCGCAGGCCAAGATCCTCGCTCTGACGCTGTTGCTGCTGGCGCTGCTCAGCGGCGATCCGGCGCAGTCGTGGGGCTGGCGATTGGCGGCGCTGCTGCTGGCGCTGGCGTGGTGGGATAGCGACGCCGGACTGGTCAATACCGCGCGCTTTATCTGGCGTCTGCGCTGGCTATTGTTGGCCATCGCTCTGCTGCATCTGTGGTTGACCCCGGGTCCGCCTCTTGCGCTGCTCTCCTGGAGCCTTCCGATCTCATTCAATGGCGTGATCCACGGTTTGGCGCAGGCGGCGCGCTTGCTCACCTTCGCCATTGCTGCGTGGGTGTTTGCCCGCGTCACTCCGATGGCGTCGCTGATGGCGGCTGTGGGGCGCTGGCTGCCGACCTGGGCGCCGCCGTCGTTGCAACGCGCATTGGCCATCGCCGCCCATGCGCTGACGGTGTTGGGACAGATGCGGCTGCACGCCGCGCGCTATCGGCAGGGAGTGCGTTTGCACGCTGGCGCTGCGCCCCGTGGCGCTATGGCGCGCATGGGTCAGTGGACGCGGTTTTTTGACGCCATGATCACGCGGGTGTTGTGGCAGGCGCGTCAGCAGGAGTGGGCGTTGCGCGCGCGGGGATTCGATGCGTTGCCGTTGGATCTGGAGAGCGTTCCCCCATGGCGCGTCGCTGATTGGGCGCTGCTGGCGGCGCCATTGCTGGCGCTGCTGCTGACGCGGGCGGGCGTTTAATCATGCGGCCTATAGCAAGTCAAACCGAGATTCGGGCATGCTCGGTTTTTGGATAATGGAAGATATCGAGGGCTTTGCCCTCGAGCTCCCAAGATCAACAGCCAAACCGTGGGCTCCGCCTTTTGATTGTTGATACGGCTTCGCCTGGGGCCGCTGGGGGCGCGGCCCCCAGACGATTCGGCAGGATTGCCGAATCGGACTCGCGCAGCGAGCCCGAAGGGGGAGGGTCATGGATGGCCCGAATCACCCCGCCGCCGACCAGTCGGCGGCCAATAGATAGCGCAAGCTCCACCTGCGTCACGCAAACATTGGACGTTCTGTGCAGTTTTGGTTTTGACTCACTATATTAAGATTCACACCCCATTCGGGCAGGAGCGTGGCGACGTGAAGTGGCATCTGGATCTGGACGCGGGGATTGCAGGCAATATGTTTCTGGGCGCCTGCCTGGACTTGGGGCTGGATCGCGCGGCGCTGGAGTCGGCGTTAGCGTCGCTCAATCTGCCGGGCTGGCGCTTCACGGTGGAGGAGGCGCGCCGCGGCGGTCTGCGCGGGACGCATCTGGATGTGGAGCATGATGAGGGGCATGTGCATCGTCACCTGCCGGATATTGAGCGCATTATCGATGAATCGGCCCTGAGCGATGCGGTGAAAACCCGCGCCAAGGATATCTTCGCCATTCTGGCCGAGGCCGAAGGCGCGGTGCATGGCATTGCGGCGCACAAGGTCCACTTCCATGAAGTGGGCGCAGTGGACGCCATTATCGACATCTGCGGCGCGGCCTATGCGTTCGAGGCGTTGGGGGTGGCGGATGTCACCGCGTCCAAATTGATGGCGGGCTCCGGCCATGTGCGCTGCGCCCATGGGCGCATGCCGGTGCCGGTTCCGGCGGTGGCGCAGATGCTTGCTCGACACGGCATTCCCCTGGCCATGGCCGATAGCGACGATCTGGGCGAATTGGCCACCCCCACCGGAGTGGCGATTCTGGCCCACTTGCGGGCGGACTATGGCGTGCGTCGGCTCGAGCGGGTGGACGCCATCGGCGTGGGCCTGGGCGGACGCGAGGTTCCCGGACGCGCCAACGGTCTGCGCATACTGGCGCAGTACGCGGAACACTTCACAGATGATAGCATGGCGCAGCGCGAAGAGGTGACGGTGCTCTCCGCCCACATCGACGACATGAACCCCGAGTGGTACGGGCCGTTGTGGAGTTTGCTGCCGGAGGCGGGCGCGCTGGACGTGGCGCTGCTGCCCATGACCATGAAAAAGGGACGCCCGGGCGTGCGCCTGGAGGTGGTCTGCACGCCCGACAAAGCGCGGGAGCTGGCGCAGCTGATTCTCACCCACTCCACTACTCTGGGGGTGCGCGAACAGAGTATGACTCGCTGGGCGGCGCCGCGCAGCGGGGAGCGTGTGGAGTCGCCATGGGGCGCGCTGGGCATCAAACGCTTTGGTTCCCGCGTGAGCATTGAGCATGACGATCTGGCGCGCATCGCCGTGCAGCAGGGGTGGCCGCTGCCACAGGCGCAGCGCCGCGTGGACGCCTGGTTGCAGGCGTCTGGCGTCATTTCTGAGGCTGACTCTTAAGCGCTTTGCACGGGTTGTGGGGCGTGCTGTGCGGCCGGTGCCAGATGCTCGCCGCAGCCGCTCTCGCCGTAAATCGTATGGCCCACCACCGCCTCAAGCCGCTGTCGATAGGCGCGGCGACGCGCCAGACACAGCAACGCCTCCCAGCGCTCCTGCTGGCTGGTGAGCATGCCGCAGCCGATGTGCAGTTCGGTGTGAATCCATCCCATAGGCGACTGAATGGGCGCATTGAGCGCGTCATACAGCGCCTCCACCATGGGCATGATCTGCTCGGCGCCGCTGAAATCCACCAGCGCCACCCCCAACTCATCGTGCCACAGTCGGCCCAGCAGATCGCTGTCGCGCACCTTCTGGCGCAGGCGCTGGGCCAGGGTTTTGAGCGCCAACTCGCCATTCTCGCGCCCGAAGGCGTGCTTGATGTGCGCCAGATTCGCCACCTCGATGGCCATCACCGCCAAATGCCGTTTGCGTCGATTGTGTTGCGCAACCGCCTTCTCCAACTCCCGATGGAACATCTGGGTGGCGAGCAGGCCGGTGAGGGGGCAGTGGGGCTCGGATTGTGTCTCTGAAACCAGATGATGTTGCTCGGCTTTGGCGCCGGTGTAGAGCTCCCAGATCTTCAGAAACAGCAGCTCATTGGGCATCAGTTGGTCAGGAAAATCGATCCAGCGCGTCTGTTCTCCCTCCCGGTCAGGCTTGACCGCAATCCGAAAGCCGCTCTCGCCGCGCCACAGCGGTTTGCTCAGGTCCAGCTCATAGACCTGTTCACACCCCTCGCAAAAGACGCGCACCCCTTCCGGGCTGATGCTGATCCAGTGTTCGTCGATATCATTGAGGCGAAAGCGGATCGCTTCGCCCTTGATCAATCGCGCGCTGTTCTCGCGCAGCAGGTGGCGGGTCCAGGCCAGCTCGGCGGCAAGCCCAAAATAGTAGCTCTGTTGCGGCTCGGAGAAGTGGTTCAAATGGGTGTCGTGCCCATGCACCCGCAGCAGCTCATCCCCCGCCGCATCCAGCCAGACAAAATCATACGTCTCATCGTCCACCGGCTGATAGAGGTAGTGATTGGCCTGGGTATGAGTGTTGTGACGCTTAATCAGCGTGGCGGCGTGGTGAAAATCCAAGCTGTGGAAAATGGTGTGCGCGCGGTGGCCTTCTCGCACAAAGCGCGCCGCGCCCGAGCGGCCGACGAAGGTGAGCGTCTCATGGGGCAGGCGATTGACCCAGATGGCCCAGGCCGCGCCCAGACCCAGCAGCGGCGGCGCCACGCCCAGCCAGGTGGTGAACGGATGCGTCCCGCCCAGCATCATCACGCCAAAGCCGAACACTGTGACGCCGATGCCCATGGCGATGGCGGCGCGTCTGCGGGCGACGGGTTTGACATCTTCCGGCGGTCGATTGCGCTGCTGTCGGCTGGCGTAACAACTGAGAATTGCGCCGATGCTCTGCGGCGGCTGGGCGAAAAGATTGGCGTTATCCGCCTGCAGGCGGGGTTCAGGCGCGGCGTCGCTCATGGGCGCTCTCCAGGCGACCGCCAAGGCCGCCTGCATAGTGGTCGGGCAATCCCGTGTACGTCAGCAGGGCTGAATTCAGCATCCATGATCCCTGTCATCGGGTCAAGCGGCTGATGTCAAAATCGATTGCGCCGTTCACGCAGGGTGATGAAGGCGTCCAGCGGCGACGTCTGATGCAGATTCGCCGCTTGCAGAAATCTCTCCTCATCGCAGCGCATAAAGGGGTTATAGCGCTTCTCCACGCCCAAGTTGGCGGGCAGGGTGGGTTCGCCGTCACGCCGCAGGCGCTGAGCGTTCTGCAACAGCGCATGCAGCTTCTCATCGTTGGGTGTCACGCTTAAGGCGAAACTCAGATTTTTGACGGTATATTCGTGAGCGCAACAGAGTTGAGTCTCGTCAGGCAGGCGGCGCAGGGTCTGAATCGAGCGCCACATCTGCTCCGGCGTGCCGCCAAAAAGTCGCCCGCAACCAAAGCTGAACAGGGCGTCGCCGGACAGCAGCAGATCGTCAATCAGATAGACCATATGCCCCGGCGTGTGACCCGGCGTCGCCATGGCCTGAATTTCGCAATCACCGATCTTCAGACGCTGTCCATCACTGGCGGCAATGTCCAACGCAGGCAGGTTGTCAGCGTCGAGCGCATGGCCGATGACCTGAGCGCCGGTCTGCTGGCGCAGCGCGTCGACGCCGCCGATATGATCGTTGTGATGGTGGGTGAGCAGAATATGGGTCAGCCGCAATCCGCTCTGCATGAGGTGGTCGGCGACCGGCTCCGACTCCGCCGGGTCGACACAGGCCACGGCGCCGTCGGCGACGGCAAAGACCCAGATGTAGTTGTCATCCAAACACTCAAGCGGCGTGGCGCGCATCATGCACATGCTCCTGAAAGGGGAAAGTGAGCCCATTCGGTGAATCTGGACGCCATCAGTTTACAGAGTTGGTACGCCACGCCCCAGGGTTTGCTCGCCAATCGCTTCATTGGGGAGTCCATTGACCGCCTGTTGGGCGAGCGCCGTCTGGACGCCATGTTGGGCATGGGCTACCCGCACCCCTATCTGGAGCGCTGGGCGCCGCGCTGTGAAAGCATACTGGTCGCATCCCCGGCGGAGATGGGCGCGGCGCGTTGGCCTGCGCGCGCGGCCAATCGCAATATTTTGATGCGCCCCGATGCGCTGCCCTATCCGGACGAGTCTTTCTCCTGGGTGGCGCTGACCCATCTGCTGGAGGGGGTCAACGGACCCAAGCCGGTGCTGCGGGAGATCTGGCGCGTGCTCAAGCCGGGCGGGCGCATTTTGGTGGTGGCGCCCAATCGCGGCGGGCTGTGGGCCCGGCGCGACAACAACCCCTTCGGCTGGGGGCGGCCCTTCTCCCCGGCGCAGCTGCGTCAGCAGTTGGAGGAGGCGCTGTTTATCCCCAAACAGGCCGCCTTTGCGCTGTTCATGCCGCCGCTGTTTGGTCGGCGTTGGGAGCGCTGGGAGCGCTGGGGAGCCGCCTGGGAAAAGGCGGGAGAGAGATGGTTCGCGCCCACGGGCGGCGTAATCGTATGCGAAGCCGAAAAGGTGGTCTACGCCATGACCGCGCTTCGCGATAAGGCTGGTGTCATCAAGCAAAAAGCGTCCATCCCCGCGCTGGAGCGGCGGGCGACGCATGGTGTGGAGAAGAGCGGTGAGTGACGCGCAAATTCTGGAAACCTTCCTCGATCGACTGATCATCGAACATGGCCTGTCGGCCAACACGCTGGACGCCTATCGGCGCGATCTGGAGGGGTTTATCCAATTCTGCCGCCAACGCGGCGGTACGGTGTTGCGCGCCACCCGGCGCGATCTGACCGACTATCTGGCCAATCTGGCGGAAGCCGGGCGCACCGCCGCCACGGTGTCGCGGCGCTTGAGCTCCCTGCGACGTCTGTTCACCCATCTGCGCGACGCCGGACTGCGCGAGGATGACCCCACCGCACGACTGAGCCGTCCGAAAATGCGCCGTCAGATTCCGCAAACCCTGACTGAAGATGAAGTTGAGGCGCTGCTCTCGGCGCCGGACATCAGCACCGATCTGGGCGTGCGCGACGCGGCCATGCTGGAGCTGATGTACGCCACCGGTCTGCGGGTGACCGAGTTGGTCACCATCACCACCGACGGGGTGGATCTGGAGGGCGGCTTTGTGCGGGTAATCGGCAAAGGCGACAAGGAGCGCATCGTGCCCATGGGCGAAGAGGCGCTGGATCGGGTGCGGGATTATCTGAAACACGCCCGGCCCATGTTGCTGCGGGGACGCCGCAGCAGCGCGCTGTTCGTCACCCGCCGCGCGGCGGCCATGACGCGGCACAATTTCTGGCACATCGTCAAACGCTGCGCCGCCGATGCGGGCATCGTCAAACCGCTCTCTCCACATGGCATCCGTCACGCTTTCGCCACCCATCTGCTCAACCACGGCGCCGACCTGCGCGCGGTGCAGATGATGTTGGGTCACGCCGATATCGCCACCACTGAGATCTATACCCATGTGGCCAACGAGCGTTTGAAGCGTCTGCACGAGAAACTGCATCCGCGAGGCGCGTGATGGCCGAGCGTGAGCCCCTCGAAGAGGAAGAGGAGTGGGACTACGAACCGCCCGAGGAGTTGACGGCGGGCGCGCGCGTTGTGCTGGGCGCGAAACTGGCGCTGGCGCTGGTGGTCGGCGCGCCGTTTATTCTCATTCTTGGACTGTTGTGGCCGATCTATCGTTTGAGTGAAATCCGCGCCGGGCGCCCAGCGCCTATCCCGCCCTGGGACCCTCTGTTGGCGCGCTTGCAAGGGCGTGCGCCGCGACGCCCAGAACCTGTGCGCCGGACCCAATCCGGCTCCACATTGAAATATAAACATCCCAGCGAATTGCGTGCTGGAGGAGCCCCCGACCCGCTTGAGACAGACTCCGCAGAGTTATTGGCGCAGGCCTCTGAGTCATCTGTGGAAACCATTCAGACGCCGCAACAGGATCGTGTCGCTCTGGTGGTGGGCGCCAGCGGTCGGGTGGGCGAAGCGATGGGTGATGCATTGGCTGCGCAAGGAATTGCTGTTGTGCTGGCGGCGCAATCGCGGGAGTCCCGCGCCCAATCCCAGGCTGATTCGATTATCGCGCGCGGCGGACGCGCCCTGGCCGTGGGGATGGATCTGCGCAACCCCGCCGCCATTGAGAGCGCCATCAATGAAACCCTGCGTCAGATGGGGCGGCTGGATATTGTCATCAACGCTGCAGGCATGTTCCTGCCCACCGATACGGATGGCGGCGTGTGGGAGTTGATGCAGGCGCAGTTCGTGGTGAATGCTCAAGGGCCGCTCTGGTTGACCTTTAAAGCTGCGGAAGCCATTCGACACTCTGCTGGTCAGGGGGTGGTGATCCATGTCGGCGATGTCTGGGGCGAGCGCCCGTTGGGGAATTACACTGCATACAGCGCCGCCAAAGCCGCCCTGCGTATGGGGGTGATGGGCGCTGCGCGGGATCTAGCACCTGCTGTGCGGGTCAATTTGATTGCTCCGGGGGCCGTGGCGCCGCCCAATAACGATGAGGATAATGTCGGCTGGCGGCGTCTGCTGCACAATACCCCATTGCGTGGCGAGGAGGGGGTGGCGCCGGTGGTTCAGGCCATGCGCTATCTGATTGATGCGCCGTTTGTCACCGGCGAGATCCTGCACGTGGACGGGGGGCGGCGCTTGGTGTAGAACAGGTTTTATCGTTCACCGCCTGTTGCGCCGGAGTCATCGCCGTGATGAGACAGTTTATTCTCGATTCCATCAGCCCAGTGGACATGATCTCATGGGCGCTAACCGCCCTGTTTTTTCTTGGCGCCGCAGCGATCAATGGCGGAGATCTGACGCTCTCATTCATCGGCGCGGGCGGCGTGGTGATGACCATGTTTCTGGTTGGCGCCTCGGTTGAAGTGATGATCGAGACCCTCAAGGATGTCAAAGGCATCGGCACCTTGACCGGGTTTCTCACCAATGGCCCCGAAGCCATTGTGGTGGTGGTGGGTCTGGCCACCGGCGACATTCTCTTCGCCGCCTCCACGCCGCTGGGCTCCAACTTTATGAACCCCATCCTGTTGGTTCTGGCCGCTCTTCTGACCGGGCGGCTGATGCTGACTCTCAAAGTGCATCCCGCTTACACCGTCTCTTGTCTGGTGGTCACCGCCACCTTTGCCGGCGGCTTCTATCTGGTGGATCGGGCGCACTACCTGTTCTGGGTCATCGCCGTGGTCATCGCCAGCGTCTACTTCTTTCTGCGTCGCATGCCCGAGCAGGAGGAGGAGACCGATGATATCGCCATCAGCAAGTCCTGGTTCTTCCCCGCCTTATTGTGTCTGATCGGCGCGGGTTATGCTCTGGATCCGGTGGTCAGTTTCGCCTCCGAACAGTCCATGGCGCCCAAGGGCGTCATCGGCTTCATCGTTCTCTCCACCTTGACCAGTTGGCCGGAGTTTAAATCCACCATGGCGCTGTTGCGTCGCGGCAATGGCGTGGCGGCCGTGCTCAATATTGTGGTGAGCAACATCACCAACCTGTGGTTGGCGTGTGTGGGTGTAGTGGTCTACCTGATGATGTAGGCGCTGGGCGTGCTGCTGTGGCTGTTGTTTCGCCTCTTCAGACCAGCGATTGACAGCTGTTCGAATTTATGCGGTGGCTTTTGTCGGAAAAATGTTTACAATGACATCTTGAAGCACACCGAGAAATTCGAGTTTTTGCAAAAATGCGCCAGGCGCTTCAACTGACTTGACGGCGGATAGCTGTGTCGTCATTCCCTGTGTTGACGCCTGTATCTATTGGGTATCCGTTAGATATTGCGGTTGCCCACACAGACCGTCGGCTGGCTCGTCCAATCCAGCCCTCTCCTTCCGGTGGGTGACGGTAAACCGGGGCGTGGTCGACTCATCACCGACCCGTTTTAAGAATTCTTCCACTACTGCGAACCTGTTGTTGCCCCCTCACATTTGGTTAGGGGGTTCTTTTTTTTCCCCAGTTTACCTATTATTCCCTCATCTGACGGCTATTTTCACCGCGCATATCAGCGCTGACTGCTCGTTTGCGCCCAACCTTGCGACACTCTATGCGTTACAAAACCTTGTCGCTTGGTTGCTGGTCAGAGACAATAATGTTGCGCGTTTCCTTTGTCAGGTTGCAAAAAAAACACTGGACGTGATGCCGATGCCAAGCCGCTTGTTCCGGAAAATATTTCGTTTTCTATTTTATATGTTGGCATTGGTGATTGTACTGGCGGCGGCGTTGCCGCTGATCATGCTGCAGCCGCAAGCGCGGGATATGGCTTTGGGTCAGTTGCAGCAGCAACTTCATTGGCGCATCCATATCGAAGAGTTTGATCTCTACTGGGGGCGGCTGGATATGCGCAGCGTGAGCGCTATCAGCCATGGCACCGATATCGAAGCCGCCCTACTGAGGGTCGAGTGGAGTCTGCATGACCTGTTTTCCGGCCGGTTGAGCAATTTCCAACTCTACGACCCCGTCGTTTCCATCGTTCCCACTTCCAGTAATAACGACAGCGCCAGCGCACAAAAGGCCAACTGGCGTAAGGCGCCCATGGCGCTCCCCTTCGCGCTGCGAACGTTCCAAATTCGCAACGGCCTGATACAGCTAAAAAGCAAACGCAATCAAACCCAGTGGAAGCTTACCCGCATCGAAGCCTATGGCGATGATCTCGATGAGGGACAAGGTGAGGTGATCTTTGCCGGTCAGGGCGACCCCGGCGGCGTGATAACAGCGCAAGTGGTGTGGAGCCGTGAACAGGTGATGCTCAACATCGATGCCGAAGACGCGCCTTTGGCGCCGTTGGGCGCATTGGTGGGCGCGCCGCTGGATGCCGGGTATCTCTCGACACACATGGAGATTACTCTCGGGCCCAATATCCCGTTTGAAGCATCGGGTCGACTGCGGGTGAAAAACGCGCACAGCGCTGGCGGCTGGAACGCCGACGGCGAACTCTTTCTGCACGCGGGTCGGCGCAACGTGGAGTGGACGGGCGCTGTGCTGGTGGGCTCGCCCTATGCCGGCAAAGAGGATCTGCTGCTCACCGGAGTGGTGGCGTACGACAAGGGGCTGTGGGTGTTGCAGGAGTCCGAGGTCAAATTGGCTGGATTGGGGCGCCTGGAGCTCAATGGACGCTGGGAGGCGGGTCTGCATCTGGACGCCACGCTGATCAGCGTGGCGCCCATGGAGTTGGCCAAGTGGTTGGGCGCGCCTGCATCGGAGGAGTTGAGGCTGCGCACCCACAAGCCGTGGCGCCTGCATGTGGTGGCCCAAGGCGACCCGCGCGCGCCGGAGTGGCAGGCGTCGCTCAAAAGCGGTCCGGACGTCATCCACTCCGACCAACTGCGCGCTCAGGATGTGAATGTTTCGCTGCAACTGAATGGCCGTGGGGCTGAACTGGGCGATCGGGCGCGGGTTGAGCTCTCCGCCGCGCATTTGAAGTATCACAAAGCCGAAGCCATCGAAATGCTCTGGCATGGCGAAGTGGATCTATCGGAAGAGAATGAGGAGTCGCTGGAGGCGCATCTGCTGGGCAAATGGCGCGTGCGCACCGGCAATGGCGCGTATCAATCCATGGGCGTCTCCATGGATGCGCGTTTGGATGGTCTGGCTGTGAGCACGCTGGGCGCCGAGGTCACTGTGGCCGATGGCGGCATGATCCATATCGCCCATCGCAAGCTCAGAAAATACATCTCCTGGGTATTCACTGCAGAGCCCAAAAAACCCTTGGAGATCTCTCTCGTTGGCGCGCTGCTGGATCGGAATCTGGGCAGTGGCGATCTGTCAGGCAAGTTGGAGTTCCTGCAGCGCCATATCCCAGGCAGTCACTGGGAGGGTCAGTTCAGTTGGGGGCTGCGTAACGGCCGCTGGAGTCAACCAGCGCGTGGGGACGCGCCAGAGGTGATTGCGCAAGGCGTCAACGCTGCGGGGGATGGAAACTTCTCCTGGGCCGAGCAGGTGAAATCGTACCGAGTCTCCACCAGCATGCGCGTTGAGAAAGGCGAATGGCTGGCCGATGGCTGGTATGGCGATCTGGGCGCCGAAGAGCCTCAAGCAATCGCCAATATCTCCCTGCTGCCCGACGGCGCATTGTCAGGGCGTTTGCGGGTGATGGCGCGCAGCATCGAAAAGCTTACGCTGCAGAGTCGTAACTGGCGCGATCCCAAAGCGGCCGGGGTGACGGCAAAGCTGAACCAACTGCGCCTGGAGCCGCTGTTCAAAACCTATCTGCAGGATCGCTGGGCGTTGGTCAATCCCCAGTGGCGTCAAGCCAAAATGGTGGGTCAGGTCGATGGTGAAGTGACCTTGAACTGGCCTGGCGAGGCGATGCGTCTGGAAGGCAGCCTCAGCCTGCGTGATGGCTATATTGTTGGTCCTGGCCAAGAGTGGCGGCTGGAAAACGTCTCACTGGATCTGCCCATTTACACCGATCTGGCGCCGCCCAAATTGCCGCGGGATCCTGGCGCACTGAATATTGAACGTGTGATTTGGCGTCAAGAGCCCATTGCGCTGATGGGACTCAAACCCATTGTGGAGGGGCGTCTGCTGCGCTTGGGCGAGCAAGTGGAGTTGGATCTTCTGGGTGGCGGCGTCAAGCTCAGCAATGTTCAGGTCGAGTTCCCGCAAACAGAGAGCCCGGCGCAGGCGCGCTTCGGTTTGACCGGCCGCGACCTGAATCTCACGCGCGTCAGTCATGCGTTGCAACTGACCAAGCCGATGGAAGGTAAAGCGTTTTTGGAGTTTCCGCGGGTGACTCTTTCGCAGTGGGGGGTGGGTAAATTCCAGGGCGAGGCGGGCTTGCAGATGTATGGCGGCATCGTCTCTTTGCGCAACATCTGGGCCCGTAACGTCACCCAACCCACACCGGAGTGGGGTATGGATGTGCAGGTTTCGCAACTGGATCTGGGTCGAGTCAGCGCCGCCTTGGGCGTGGGCGCGATGCATGGAACGCTCTCCGGCGAAGTGGAGGATCTGGCCATGGCCGGGGCTGAGCCGGTGTCCTTCGACGCCTCCTTTGGCAGCGTCGAAAGCAACACCCAACAGGTCATCAGCGTGGACGCCA from Magnetofaba australis IT-1 encodes:
- a CDS encoding FimV/HubP family polar landmark protein, which translates into the protein MISRRNRWGMGLLALAGSVLSVSAANALTLSAPMNLSSLGEPLRFYCEIRDADAKEMSALRKPGFFRFANADAYNELSMRRPTALAGAQLQVEQVADGGWVLVARGVVPVKEPLITTLVSYSLGPHEAVQELVAAVSIPQPKAPTHLMATPTEEASSQPPSPDLSQAEAMPDKTAPTTSDSAQTESAQLPPVQASAAGSESVSAPPAKIALPKTEPETKPEAPAATQTPPVAAAMEPQASPPAAEEAEGKVQPQQAPAVAALEPPPAPTVKSAAEQSAAKAAPVVEPAGHTAVVEPPPVATVEPLATLDAPQIVSATQPIGGVYGPTIEGEELAAIALKVILDANLTQSQAMVGIWLANPWAFVDDNINKLMAGQKLTIPSTAALAKLDDALAWRVRYQHKLLLRGQILEEAPLTREALRQVTIGRISAADLLAPASARLAAPGVAPSPQDATAAQTILLERIDALEHRLARLEAPTDWRDDAPKMFGAGLAGAGLAVVPMLMWGLWRRRKEEDLWGDAAYYADHALREFEKHAENTPTKS
- a CDS encoding CbiQ family ECF transporter T component encodes the protein MLVRRSAQAKILALTLLLLALLSGDPAQSWGWRLAALLLALAWWDSDAGLVNTARFIWRLRWLLLAIALLHLWLTPGPPLALLSWSLPISFNGVIHGLAQAARLLTFAIAAWVFARVTPMASLMAAVGRWLPTWAPPSLQRALAIAAHALTVLGQMRLHAARYRQGVRLHAGAAPRGAMARMGQWTRFFDAMITRVLWQARQQEWALRARGFDALPLDLESVPPWRVADWALLAAPLLALLLTRAGV
- the larC gene encoding nickel pincer cofactor biosynthesis protein LarC: MKWHLDLDAGIAGNMFLGACLDLGLDRAALESALASLNLPGWRFTVEEARRGGLRGTHLDVEHDEGHVHRHLPDIERIIDESALSDAVKTRAKDIFAILAEAEGAVHGIAAHKVHFHEVGAVDAIIDICGAAYAFEALGVADVTASKLMAGSGHVRCAHGRMPVPVPAVAQMLARHGIPLAMADSDDLGELATPTGVAILAHLRADYGVRRLERVDAIGVGLGGREVPGRANGLRILAQYAEHFTDDSMAQREEVTVLSAHIDDMNPEWYGPLWSLLPEAGALDVALLPMTMKKGRPGVRLEVVCTPDKARELAQLILTHSTTLGVREQSMTRWAAPRSGERVESPWGALGIKRFGSRVSIEHDDLARIAVQQGWPLPQAQRRVDAWLQASGVISEADS
- a CDS encoding diguanylate cyclase domain-containing protein — translated: MSDAAPEPRLQADNANLFAQPPQSIGAILSCYASRQQRNRPPEDVKPVARRRAAIAMGIGVTVFGFGVMMLGGTHPFTTWLGVAPPLLGLGAAWAIWVNRLPHETLTFVGRSGAARFVREGHRAHTIFHSLDFHHAATLIKRHNTHTQANHYLYQPVDDETYDFVWLDAAGDELLRVHGHDTHLNHFSEPQQSYYFGLAAELAWTRHLLRENSARLIKGEAIRFRLNDIDEHWISISPEGVRVFCEGCEQVYELDLSKPLWRGESGFRIAVKPDREGEQTRWIDFPDQLMPNELLFLKIWELYTGAKAEQHHLVSETQSEPHCPLTGLLATQMFHRELEKAVAQHNRRKRHLAVMAIEVANLAHIKHAFGRENGELALKTLAQRLRQKVRDSDLLGRLWHDELGVALVDFSGAEQIMPMVEALYDALNAPIQSPMGWIHTELHIGCGMLTSQQERWEALLCLARRRAYRQRLEAVVGHTIYGESGCGEHLAPAAQHAPQPVQSA
- the gloB gene encoding hydroxyacylglutathione hydrolase, which gives rise to MMRATPLECLDDNYIWVFAVADGAVACVDPAESEPVADHLMQSGLRLTHILLTHHHNDHIGGVDALRQQTGAQVIGHALDADNLPALDIAASDGQRLKIGDCEIQAMATPGHTPGHMVYLIDDLLLSGDALFSFGCGRLFGGTPEQMWRSIQTLRRLPDETQLCCAHEYTVKNLSFALSVTPNDEKLHALLQNAQRLRRDGEPTLPANLGVEKRYNPFMRCDEERFLQAANLHQTSPLDAFITLRERRNRF
- a CDS encoding class I SAM-dependent methyltransferase; the protein is MNLDAISLQSWYATPQGLLANRFIGESIDRLLGERRLDAMLGMGYPHPYLERWAPRCESILVASPAEMGAARWPARAANRNILMRPDALPYPDESFSWVALTHLLEGVNGPKPVLREIWRVLKPGGRILVVAPNRGGLWARRDNNPFGWGRPFSPAQLRQQLEEALFIPKQAAFALFMPPLFGRRWERWERWGAAWEKAGERWFAPTGGVIVCEAEKVVYAMTALRDKAGVIKQKASIPALERRATHGVEKSGE
- the xerD gene encoding site-specific tyrosine recombinase XerD, yielding MSDAQILETFLDRLIIEHGLSANTLDAYRRDLEGFIQFCRQRGGTVLRATRRDLTDYLANLAEAGRTAATVSRRLSSLRRLFTHLRDAGLREDDPTARLSRPKMRRQIPQTLTEDEVEALLSAPDISTDLGVRDAAMLELMYATGLRVTELVTITTDGVDLEGGFVRVIGKGDKERIVPMGEEALDRVRDYLKHARPMLLRGRRSSALFVTRRAAAMTRHNFWHIVKRCAADAGIVKPLSPHGIRHAFATHLLNHGADLRAVQMMLGHADIATTEIYTHVANERLKRLHEKLHPRGA